Genomic window (Ruminococcus flavefaciens AE3010):
TATGGAGTCGCCCGAATGAACGCCTGCGCGCTCGATATGCTCCATGATACCGGGGATAAGGAAGTCCTCGCCGTCGCAGATAGCGTCAACTTCAACCTCAGTACCCATCATATACTTGTCGATAAGGACGGGGTTCTCTATATTATGGCTCATGATGATGCCCATATACTCCTTGACGTCAGCGTCGGAGTGAGCGATTATCATGTTCTGGCCGCCGAGAACGTAGGACGGACGGAGAAGCACGGGATAGCCCAAGTCATTGGCTGCTTTGAGAGCTTCCTCGGTGTTCATTACTGTATGTCCCGCAGGACGTGGTATACCGCACTTTTCAAGTACCTCGTCGAAGCGCTCTCTGTCCTCTGCAGCGTCTATCATGTCAGCGGAGGTACCGAGAATACGAACGCCCATATCAGACAGGTAACGTGTCAGCTTGATAGCGGTCTGTCCGCCGAACTGTACCACAACGCCGTAGGGCTGCTCGGTCTCGATAATTGACTGAACGTCCTCCTTGGTAAGCGGGTCGAAGTAAAGTCTGTCGCCTGTATCGAAGTCGGTGGAAACGGTCTCTGGGTTGTTGTTGCAGATAACAGCCTCGTAGCCAAGCTCTTTCAGCGTCCATACGCAGTGTACCGAGCAGTAGTCGAACTCGATGCCCTGACCGATACGGATAGGTCCCGAGCCGAATACGATGACCTTTTTCTTGCCCTTGTCGGTGCGCTCGATGAACTGCTTTGCCTCGTTCTCCTCGTCAAAGGTGGAGTAGAAGTAGGGAGTCTCAGCCTTGAACTCGCCTGCGCAGGTATCTACCATTTTGTATACGGCGCTCTTGTGCTTGGGGCACTTCTGTCCCGAAATGCGCTCGATAGTGCTGTCAAGGTAGCCGTACTGCTTTGCGATATCGTACTTTTCCTCGGTGAGCTCGCCCTCTGCAAGCCATTTTTCAAGCTCTACAAGGTTCAGCAGCTTATAGAGGAACCAGTTGTCTATCATGGTTATCTCGTGTATCTCCTCGGGAGTGATACCGCGCTTTAATGCCTCGAATACACAGAATGAGCGCTCATCGTCGATAACGTGGAGCTTCTCACGTATCTCCTCTGTGGAGAGCTTTGCAAGCTTTTTCAGGTTCATGGTGTCAAGACCAAGCTCGATAGAGCGGACAGCCTTCATCATAGCCTGCTCGAAACTTGTACCTATAGCCATTACCTCGCCTGTAGCCTTCATCTGAGTACCGAGGGTACGCTTTGCGTAAACGAACTTATCGAAAGCCCACTTTGGGAACTTGATTACAACATAGTCCAGTGCAGGTTCAAAGCAGGCGTAGGTCTTGCCTGTTACCTGATTGATGATCTCGTCGAGAGTATAGCCGATAGCTATCTTAGCGGCAGTCTTTGCGATAGGATAGCCGGTAGCCTTTGAAGCAAGTGCGGAAGAACGTGAAACTCTGGGGTTTACCTCGATAACAGCGTACTTGAAGCTTGTTGGGTGAAGTGCGAACTGACAGTTGCAGCCGCCCTCGACTTTAAGCTCCTTGATGATATTGATAGCCGCTGTACGGAGCATCTGGTACTCTCTGTCGCTGAGAGTTACAGCTGGCGCGATAACGATACTGTCGCCTGTGTGAACGCCTACAGGGTCGAAGTTCTCCATAGAGCATACGGTGATTACATTGCCCTTTGCGTCACGTATGACCTCAAACTCTATCTCCTTCCAGCCGCTGATACACTTCTCCACCAGTATCTGTGTGATAGGTGAAAGGCGAAGTCCGTTTGTAGCGATGTCGCGGAGCTCTGCTTCGTTCTGAGCGATACCGCCGCCTGTTCCGCCAAGTGTGAATGCAGGGCGAACAATAACGGGATAGTGTATAACCTGTGCGAAGTCAACGGCGTCCTCAACGTTCTCGACCACCTTTGAAGGGATACAGGGCTCGCCTATCTTCTCCATGGTGTCCTTGAAAGCCTGTCTGTCCTCAGCCTTGTGGATAGTCTCGGGGTCTGCGCCGAGAAGCTTTACATTGTGGCTGTCAAGGAAGCCCTCCTCGGCAAGCTGCATGGACAGTGTAAGACCTGTCTGTCCGCCGAGGGTGGAGAGAAGACTGTCGGGCTTTTCTATTTCAATGATACGCTTGATAACGTCAAGTGTAAGGGGTTCGATGTAGACCTTGTCTGCCATAGCCTTGTCGGTCATAATGGTAGCAGGGTTTGAGTTTACCAGGACTACTTCCAGTCCCTCCTGTTTAAGTGCGCGGCAAGCCTGTGTGCCTGCGTAGTCAAATTCGGCAGCCTGTCCGATAACGATAGGACCTGAGCCGATAACCAGTACCTTTTTTATATC
Coding sequences:
- the carB gene encoding carbamoyl-phosphate synthase large subunit → MPLRSDIKKVLVIGSGPIVIGQAAEFDYAGTQACRALKQEGLEVVLVNSNPATIMTDKAMADKVYIEPLTLDVIKRIIEIEKPDSLLSTLGGQTGLTLSMQLAEEGFLDSHNVKLLGADPETIHKAEDRQAFKDTMEKIGEPCIPSKVVENVEDAVDFAQVIHYPVIVRPAFTLGGTGGGIAQNEAELRDIATNGLRLSPITQILVEKCISGWKEIEFEVIRDAKGNVITVCSMENFDPVGVHTGDSIVIAPAVTLSDREYQMLRTAAINIIKELKVEGGCNCQFALHPTSFKYAVIEVNPRVSRSSALASKATGYPIAKTAAKIAIGYTLDEIINQVTGKTYACFEPALDYVVIKFPKWAFDKFVYAKRTLGTQMKATGEVMAIGTSFEQAMMKAVRSIELGLDTMNLKKLAKLSTEEIREKLHVIDDERSFCVFEALKRGITPEEIHEITMIDNWFLYKLLNLVELEKWLAEGELTEEKYDIAKQYGYLDSTIERISGQKCPKHKSAVYKMVDTCAGEFKAETPYFYSTFDEENEAKQFIERTDKGKKKVIVFGSGPIRIGQGIEFDYCSVHCVWTLKELGYEAVICNNNPETVSTDFDTGDRLYFDPLTKEDVQSIIETEQPYGVVVQFGGQTAIKLTRYLSDMGVRILGTSADMIDAAEDRERFDEVLEKCGIPRPAGHTVMNTEEALKAANDLGYPVLLRPSYVLGGQNMIIAHSDADVKEYMGIIMSHNIENPVLIDKYMMGTEVEVDAICDGEDFLIPGIMEHIERAGVHSGDSISIYPAQHLSERIKRIIVEYTRLLSKELNVIGLVNIQYVVYNHEVFVIEVNPRSSRTVPYISKVTGIPMVDIATKIMFGAKLKDMGYESGLYPAGDYVAVKVPVFSFEKLTDVDTMLGPEMKSTGECLGIGRNLEDALLKGLIAAGFDLKREGGVLISVRDSDKREILPIADKFEQMGFELYATSGTQSVLHRNMIAANLVRKISDGEPNVETLLDSGKIHYVISTSAKGRLPERDSVKMRRKSIERSICSLTAIDTAKSLVKVLESGRTINDVELVDITKI